The following proteins are encoded in a genomic region of Trueperaceae bacterium:
- a CDS encoding cysteine desulfurase NifS — protein sequence MTPDNIYLDFAATTPLDRRVGKVMSPFWTECFANPSSVHRLGQVARRAVEDSRENVLRAIGALGGQVVFTSGATEANNLAIRSVMHQGPPGRVLTTKLEHPSVLEATRQLKNKGFQLDYVKPDSTGTITAEAVQRALKPDTSLVALMYVNSETGVVTDIAKISEITRKQGILLFCDAVQAFGSLDLNVVELGVDILSLSGHKIYGPKGVGVLYFREDVEIDPILFGGSQEQGIRPGTINTPAVVGMGSAALFASQDVHSEADKIRRLRDRFENNVSKAVSPVINGRGGVRSPKHSNLYFRNVDGQSLLMNLDLEGISASIGSACSAGSFKPSQVLTDMGMTPDEAMSSVRFSFGRGITEVDVDRAVERVVTAVNRSKSG from the coding sequence CTGACACCAGACAATATTTATCTAGACTTTGCGGCCACAACCCCCTTGGACCGTCGCGTTGGAAAGGTTATGTCTCCTTTCTGGACTGAATGTTTTGCTAATCCTTCATCAGTTCATAGATTGGGACAGGTAGCCAGACGGGCAGTAGAAGATTCCCGAGAAAACGTCTTAAGGGCGATAGGAGCTCTTGGTGGTCAAGTGGTATTCACATCAGGAGCAACTGAAGCTAATAACCTCGCAATTCGATCGGTGATGCATCAAGGGCCGCCAGGGAGGGTCCTGACAACAAAGTTGGAGCACCCATCTGTTTTAGAGGCCACCAGGCAGCTTAAGAATAAGGGCTTTCAGCTAGATTATGTAAAACCGGACAGTACAGGAACCATTACTGCTGAGGCTGTCCAGAGAGCATTAAAGCCGGACACGTCTCTAGTTGCCTTGATGTATGTAAACAGTGAAACAGGTGTCGTGACAGACATCGCTAAGATATCAGAAATAACGCGCAAGCAGGGAATTTTGCTTTTTTGTGACGCGGTCCAAGCATTTGGCTCTCTGGATCTCAACGTAGTGGAACTAGGGGTCGATATTCTCAGTCTTTCTGGACACAAAATTTATGGTCCAAAGGGTGTTGGCGTATTGTATTTTCGTGAGGATGTCGAGATAGACCCTATCCTATTCGGAGGGTCACAGGAACAAGGGATAAGACCGGGTACTATAAATACTCCCGCGGTAGTAGGGATGGGTTCAGCAGCGTTATTTGCATCCCAAGATGTGCATTCCGAGGCTGACAAGATTCGCAGATTGCGGGATCGATTCGAGAATAATGTTTCAAAAGCCGTTTCCCCAGTGATTAATGGTCGGGGTGGAGTGAGAAGTCCTAAACACTCGAACCTATACTTTCGCAATGTAGATGGACAATCACTACTAATGAATCTAGATTTAGAAGGTATATCGGCTAGTATTGGTTCAGCATGCTCCGCCGGCAGTTTTAAGCCTAGTCAGGTTCTAACCGATATGGGAATGACTCCTGACGAAGCGATGTCAAGCGTCCGCTTTTCATTCGGTCGAGGAATTACAGAAGTTGATGTAGACCGGGCGGTGGAGAGGGTGGTGACGGCTGTAAATAGATCTAAGAGCGGCTAG
- a CDS encoding Rrf2 family transcriptional regulator: protein MWISTRAQYGMRALVEIAKGGERPTSLKVVSVRQGLSHQYLEQIFSVLRKAGLVESVRGARGGYRMKRSPLELEALEVVELLEGTLAPVICIEDKEACDRVGQCSTEDLWHQVDAAVRSVLSETKISDLLDDGSLLQLGPLPEQFARVT from the coding sequence ATGTGGATTTCAACTCGTGCTCAATATGGAATGCGGGCTCTCGTCGAAATCGCTAAAGGCGGCGAACGTCCAACGAGCCTGAAAGTGGTTTCAGTGCGCCAGGGGTTGAGTCACCAATACTTGGAGCAAATTTTCTCCGTCTTGCGAAAGGCTGGCCTTGTAGAATCTGTACGAGGTGCACGTGGTGGTTACAGAATGAAGAGATCCCCGTTAGAATTGGAGGCTCTTGAAGTCGTAGAATTACTTGAGGGTACTCTTGCCCCTGTCATTTGCATAGAAGATAAAGAGGCTTGTGACCGGGTAGGACAGTGTTCGACAGAGGATCTCTGGCATCAGGTTGATGCAGCGGTAAGGTCTGTTCTTTCAGAAACCAAAATTTCTGACCTTTTGGACGATGGTTCACTTTTACAGCTCGGTCCCTTACCTGAGCAGTTTGCTAGAGTCACCTGA
- a CDS encoding transcription termination factor Rho — protein sequence MNFKDLQSKILPELHILAKEMDLKDYRKMDTDELVISILELSVEGEGLKLVKGYLEISSDGYGFLQESLLQNNTRSVIVSAGLIKQFKLRTGDFILGKSRRPRDNERYGTLIRVEAVNGVDPFKASKRPRFDDLIPTFPEHRVVLETEPKELSARVIDLLAPIGRGQRGLIVAPPKAGKTTLLKQIANSVVTNEDDIKVIVLLVDERPEEVTDFRESVDGVEVIASTFDEPPSNHIRVAEFVHERSRRIVEEGGHVMVLLDSITRLARANNLVIPATGRTLSGGLDSNALHWPKRFLGAARNIRGGGSLSILATALVETGSRMDDVIFEEFKGTGNMELHLSRRLEERRIFPAIDILKSGTRREDLLLSEDILAKMWLLRKVISDMGVSEAMEMLLSRLERTDTNAEFLSTLGQG from the coding sequence CTGAATTTTAAGGACCTGCAATCAAAGATTCTCCCAGAGCTGCACATTTTAGCTAAGGAAATGGATCTTAAAGACTACCGAAAAATGGATACTGATGAGCTTGTGATTAGCATCCTGGAGCTAAGCGTAGAGGGTGAAGGCCTTAAATTAGTGAAGGGGTATTTAGAGATTTCTTCTGATGGTTACGGGTTTCTTCAAGAATCTTTGCTTCAGAATAATACTCGCTCAGTAATTGTTTCAGCAGGACTAATTAAACAATTTAAGTTGCGAACTGGCGATTTTATTCTTGGAAAATCGCGGCGACCACGTGACAATGAACGGTACGGAACGCTTATTCGCGTTGAAGCGGTTAACGGGGTTGACCCCTTTAAGGCTTCAAAGAGACCTCGATTTGACGATCTGATTCCGACTTTTCCAGAGCACAGAGTTGTTCTCGAAACAGAACCGAAGGAACTTTCTGCCCGCGTTATAGACCTACTTGCTCCGATCGGGCGAGGTCAGCGAGGATTAATAGTCGCTCCACCGAAGGCAGGGAAAACAACTCTCCTTAAGCAGATAGCTAATTCGGTGGTTACCAATGAAGATGATATTAAGGTAATTGTTTTGCTCGTAGATGAGCGTCCGGAGGAAGTAACGGATTTTCGGGAATCTGTTGATGGTGTCGAGGTGATAGCTAGCACCTTTGATGAGCCCCCTTCTAATCACATCCGGGTTGCTGAATTTGTGCACGAAAGATCGAGAAGAATAGTAGAAGAGGGTGGCCATGTTATGGTTCTGCTCGATTCAATAACACGCCTAGCAAGGGCTAACAACCTTGTGATTCCAGCGACAGGTAGGACCCTTTCTGGTGGTTTAGATTCTAACGCACTACATTGGCCAAAGAGATTTCTTGGGGCTGCAAGAAATATTCGTGGTGGTGGCTCTCTTTCTATCCTTGCCACAGCGTTAGTGGAAACAGGTTCGCGCATGGATGATGTCATCTTTGAGGAGTTTAAGGGTACAGGAAATATGGAACTGCATCTTTCCAGGCGACTTGAGGAACGCAGGATTTTCCCCGCCATTGATATTCTGAAGTCTGGGACTAGAAGAGAGGATCTTTTGCTTAGTGAAGATATACTCGCAAAGATGTGGTTACTCCGTAAAGTGATTAGCGATATGGGGGTATCAGAAGCCATGGAAATGCTGTTATCAAGACTTGAGCGTACTGATACTAATGCCGAATTTCTCTCAACTTTGGGACAGGGATAA
- the gap gene encoding type I glyceraldehyde-3-phosphate dehydrogenase: protein MRIGINGFGRIGRQIFRLAHGRGLNITMINDLTDIDTLATLLKYDSNYGRFPGEITVEDKTYIVVDGKRIKATACRNPSDIPWQDVETDVVVESTGFFSKRDQAAMHLQAGARKVLISAPSGDADFDIMMGVNETEYNSDSGDVISNASCTTNSLAPIMAILDTAFGIERAMMTTIHSYTNDQNILDSPHSDLRRARNAASNIIPTTTGAAKAVGKVLPQLNGVFDGVAVRVPTSTGSISDVTTLLRREVTADELNATVHQASQGDYKGIIEYTEDPIVSSDIVQNPASAIFDSQLTKTMGNMAKFFVWYDNEWGYANRMVDVLEVLGDNL, encoded by the coding sequence ATGCGAATCGGAATTAACGGTTTCGGCCGGATAGGGCGCCAGATTTTTCGCCTTGCTCATGGGCGAGGCCTGAATATAACTATGATAAATGACCTAACGGACATTGACACTCTAGCTACCTTACTGAAATACGACTCCAACTATGGTCGCTTTCCCGGCGAAATTACAGTGGAGGATAAGACCTATATTGTCGTGGACGGTAAACGCATTAAGGCAACCGCCTGTCGTAATCCAAGTGATATCCCGTGGCAAGACGTGGAAACTGACGTAGTAGTAGAATCCACTGGGTTTTTCTCAAAGCGAGATCAGGCTGCCATGCACCTTCAAGCAGGAGCTAGAAAGGTTTTGATTAGTGCTCCTTCTGGAGATGCAGATTTCGATATTATGATGGGTGTAAACGAAACCGAATACAACAGCGATTCAGGAGATGTAATTTCAAACGCCTCTTGCACCACTAATTCCCTTGCACCAATCATGGCTATTCTTGACACCGCTTTCGGGATAGAACGAGCGATGATGACAACGATACATAGTTACACCAACGATCAAAATATCCTGGATAGCCCCCACAGTGACCTTAGAAGGGCCCGTAATGCTGCTTCTAACATCATCCCAACCACGACTGGTGCTGCAAAAGCTGTTGGCAAAGTCCTTCCGCAACTGAACGGCGTCTTTGATGGTGTTGCTGTTAGGGTCCCGACATCAACCGGCTCAATATCTGACGTCACCACCCTTCTGCGTCGCGAAGTTACCGCTGACGAACTCAACGCCACCGTTCATCAAGCTTCGCAAGGTGACTACAAAGGAATCATAGAGTACACAGAAGATCCGATAGTTTCATCAGACATAGTACAGAATCCGGCATCCGCGATTTTTGATTCTCAACTCACAAAAACAATGGGGAACATGGCAAAGTTCTTTGTGTGGTACGACAACGAGTGGGGTTATGCCAATCGCATGGTGGATGTCTTAGAGGTTCTCGGAGATAACCTCTAA
- the pgk gene encoding phosphoglycerate kinase, whose translation MHYTGNLRTLDDIDPSGKRILCRVDFNVPLSNGLVLDETRIQAALPTIRELLSRGATLILLSHLGRPTKVTADLRLKPIALLLSKFLGQEVRYAPTDGPGSPEQQTFVANASPGSVTLLENTRFDNREIHNDQALSRILASYASFFVNDAFGTAHRAHASTEGVAHLLPSTAGRLLELELTNLGGLLDSPQRPFKMIMGGAKVSDKIDVMANLLSHIDELFIGGAMAYTLILAQGGQIGKSLAEKDKIDIANKLLLQAKRKSVTIHLPEDSVCARHITPDVTTETYSSNDIPSNMMGLDAGPKAVASFKKNLFGAGTVLWNGPLGAFETSPFDNGTRAVARTVAELDAFTVVGGGDSIAAIRAAGVSHKIDHISTGGGASLEFLEGKILPGIATLTIR comes from the coding sequence GTGCATTACACTGGCAATCTCCGCACGCTAGATGATATAGATCCTTCAGGAAAACGGATATTATGTCGGGTTGACTTTAACGTCCCGCTTTCCAATGGATTAGTTTTGGATGAAACCCGTATTCAGGCTGCACTACCGACTATTCGGGAACTACTTTCTCGAGGAGCTACCCTTATCCTACTTAGTCACTTAGGTAGGCCCACTAAAGTAACTGCTGATCTTCGACTGAAACCGATTGCCCTTCTCCTCAGCAAGTTTCTTGGGCAGGAAGTACGTTACGCCCCTACCGATGGACCTGGATCACCTGAACAGCAAACTTTTGTGGCAAACGCGTCCCCAGGTAGCGTGACCCTCCTTGAAAATACTAGGTTTGATAACCGAGAAATACATAATGATCAAGCACTGTCCCGGATCCTAGCTAGTTATGCTTCGTTCTTTGTGAATGATGCATTTGGGACAGCTCATCGGGCACATGCTAGCACTGAAGGCGTTGCCCATCTATTACCCTCGACAGCTGGTCGACTTTTAGAACTAGAACTGACCAATCTAGGGGGCTTACTTGATTCTCCTCAAAGGCCATTCAAAATGATAATGGGCGGAGCGAAAGTATCTGACAAAATTGATGTTATGGCCAATCTACTCTCACACATCGACGAATTATTTATTGGCGGCGCTATGGCCTATACCCTAATCTTGGCCCAGGGGGGACAGATCGGCAAATCATTAGCCGAGAAAGACAAAATAGATATCGCAAACAAACTTTTACTCCAAGCCAAAAGGAAATCCGTAACGATTCACCTCCCTGAAGATTCTGTTTGTGCTCGTCACATTACTCCGGACGTTACGACAGAAACTTACTCTTCTAATGACATTCCAAGCAACATGATGGGCTTAGATGCTGGGCCAAAGGCAGTAGCTTCTTTTAAAAAGAATTTATTTGGGGCAGGGACTGTCCTCTGGAATGGTCCTTTAGGCGCCTTCGAAACCTCCCCATTTGATAATGGTACCCGGGCCGTAGCAAGAACCGTTGCAGAATTAGATGCATTCACTGTCGTTGGCGGTGGCGACAGTATCGCAGCAATTCGTGCTGCTGGCGTATCCCACAAAATTGATCACATCTCAACCGGCGGTGGGGCCTCTCTAGAATTTCTTGAAGGTAAGATCCTACCTGGCATAGCCACTCTCACCATCAGATAA
- a CDS encoding aspartate kinase, giving the protein MERAEELPNATPPLVVQKYGGTSVGDIERITKVAGRIAHEVEKGQKVVVTVSAMGHSTDQLMGMALEISLRPTLRELDVLLASGEQQSMALLVLALSELGISARSFTGGQAGFLTNSNHGRAQIIEVSPKYVREALKKYDAVVVAGFQGVTEKGDITTFGRGGSDTTAVALAAALGARVCEIYTDTEGVYTTDPHIVPGAKKLDRIDYQEMLEMAALGADVLHPVSVWYARRYGVTVHVRSSFSYNPGTLVLGNDAEGNVKTDKSVTGVALDQKHARINVVEVPDQPGVAAELFSALGAASIGVDMIIQGVPGADSSRQQMSFTVREDNVDAAMEAITPVLHRLGGRAEVDLGIAKLSIVGIAVGSTPGIPAKMFDAVSSVGANIEMISTSEVRVSVVIPEAFAVQALRVVHDAFELGDESA; this is encoded by the coding sequence ATGGAACGTGCCGAAGAGTTACCAAACGCTACTCCTCCGTTAGTTGTGCAAAAATACGGCGGCACTAGCGTTGGTGATATAGAACGTATCACAAAGGTGGCAGGCCGCATTGCTCATGAGGTTGAAAAAGGCCAGAAGGTAGTAGTGACAGTCTCAGCGATGGGACATAGCACTGACCAGCTAATGGGTATGGCCCTCGAGATTTCGTTACGGCCAACGTTGAGAGAGCTGGATGTTCTTCTGGCTTCTGGTGAGCAACAATCCATGGCTCTTTTGGTCTTGGCGTTATCTGAACTTGGCATTTCGGCTAGATCGTTTACAGGGGGTCAAGCTGGGTTTTTGACTAATAGCAACCATGGTAGAGCTCAGATAATTGAGGTTAGCCCTAAGTATGTGAGAGAAGCCCTCAAGAAATACGATGCGGTTGTAGTAGCTGGGTTTCAGGGTGTGACTGAGAAAGGCGACATAACTACGTTTGGACGGGGAGGTTCTGATACAACAGCTGTGGCGCTGGCGGCAGCTTTAGGGGCAAGAGTTTGTGAAATCTATACAGATACTGAAGGGGTTTACACTACTGATCCTCATATTGTCCCGGGCGCCAAGAAGCTAGACCGAATTGATTATCAGGAAATGCTAGAGATGGCTGCTTTGGGAGCTGATGTGCTCCATCCAGTTAGCGTGTGGTATGCCAGAAGATACGGCGTTACCGTACATGTCAGGTCATCATTCAGTTATAACCCAGGAACTCTTGTTCTAGGTAACGATGCGGAGGGAAACGTGAAAACCGATAAGTCTGTTACTGGGGTTGCATTAGATCAGAAGCACGCCAGGATAAATGTAGTAGAAGTTCCAGATCAGCCCGGTGTTGCTGCGGAACTATTCTCGGCTCTTGGGGCGGCAAGTATCGGGGTGGATATGATTATCCAGGGTGTTCCAGGAGCCGATAGTAGCCGACAGCAGATGTCATTTACGGTCAGAGAGGACAACGTTGATGCAGCTATGGAAGCGATTACTCCCGTGCTTCATCGTCTTGGGGGTAGAGCAGAAGTAGATCTTGGAATTGCCAAGTTATCCATAGTTGGTATAGCGGTTGGTTCTACGCCCGGTATCCCAGCTAAGATGTTCGATGCCGTTTCCTCTGTTGGTGCCAATATCGAGATGATTTCTACCAGCGAGGTCCGCGTCTCAGTTGTGATTCCGGAGGCTTTTGCCGTTCAAGCGCTTCGGGTGGTCCATGATGCTTTCGAATTGGGAGACGAATCTGCGTGA
- a CDS encoding NADP oxidoreductase: MVARRTSSLRVAVIGAGPSGFYATESLLRHHESVEIDLIERLPTPYGLVRYGVAPDHQKIKSVTKLYDRTANNPRVRFLGNVEYGKDLDHIDLERYYHATVFAVGSPADRRLGIDGEDLQGSLSATEFVAWYNGHPDYINLQPNMHASSVAIIGMGNVAVDVARILAKSVDELRETDMANHALEALAESKIKRIYMIGRRGPVQGKFTSQELRELGNLKNANLILDPKQLELDLASTQTVETSPLAKRNLAILNELSTSSQETKSRELHLTFLASPQKIVGTNNVEAINLEINRLETGSEGYIRAIGTGKTFQLQAQMILKSVGYKGTPLKGLPFDFERNIIPNAKGRIIDSAGGKPLRGKYVTGWIKRGPTGVIGTNKADALETVKGLLDDELPSPNNINTKPQAITDLLKARGVLYVEFSDWQKLDTFETELGSAENRPRVKVTNSAQMLRISGVQ; encoded by the coding sequence ATGGTAGCGAGACGAACTTCATCATTACGAGTCGCCGTTATAGGGGCCGGACCCTCGGGGTTTTATGCTACCGAATCACTCCTAAGGCACCATGAGTCGGTAGAAATTGACTTAATCGAACGACTGCCAACCCCGTATGGCCTAGTCCGCTACGGTGTAGCACCAGACCATCAAAAGATAAAATCGGTTACTAAGCTGTATGATCGAACCGCTAACAACCCAAGGGTCCGTTTTCTCGGAAACGTCGAATATGGGAAAGACTTGGATCATATCGACCTAGAACGCTACTACCACGCTACCGTTTTCGCAGTAGGATCCCCGGCTGATCGAAGATTGGGCATCGACGGAGAAGATCTTCAAGGGAGTCTTTCAGCTACCGAATTTGTAGCCTGGTACAATGGTCATCCAGACTATATTAATTTACAACCAAACATGCATGCTTCTTCCGTAGCAATAATAGGCATGGGCAATGTGGCGGTCGACGTAGCTAGAATACTTGCAAAATCGGTAGACGAGCTCAGGGAAACCGACATGGCAAACCACGCCCTCGAAGCTTTAGCTGAAAGCAAAATAAAGCGCATTTACATGATTGGACGTAGAGGTCCAGTTCAAGGGAAATTCACTTCGCAAGAGTTACGGGAACTGGGTAATCTCAAAAACGCAAACCTAATTCTTGATCCAAAACAACTCGAACTTGACCTCGCTAGTACCCAAACAGTCGAAACAAGTCCCTTGGCAAAACGTAACCTCGCTATCTTAAATGAATTGAGTACTTCCTCACAAGAAACAAAATCTCGGGAGCTACACCTAACTTTTCTTGCTTCGCCACAAAAGATTGTAGGTACCAATAACGTCGAAGCTATCAATTTAGAAATCAACCGCCTCGAAACTGGTTCCGAAGGGTATATCCGTGCCATCGGAACAGGGAAAACCTTTCAATTGCAAGCACAGATGATACTTAAGTCCGTCGGATATAAGGGTACGCCGCTTAAGGGCTTGCCATTCGACTTTGAACGCAACATAATCCCAAATGCAAAAGGAAGGATTATTGATAGTGCTGGCGGTAAACCTTTAAGAGGAAAGTATGTTACTGGCTGGATAAAGCGTGGTCCCACAGGTGTAATCGGCACGAATAAAGCTGATGCCCTAGAAACCGTAAAAGGACTTCTAGACGATGAACTACCTTCACCAAACAATATCAACACAAAGCCACAGGCTATCACCGACCTCCTAAAAGCCAGGGGGGTGCTATACGTAGAATTTAGCGACTGGCAAAAACTCGATACGTTTGAAACTGAATTGGGCTCAGCAGAAAATAGACCGCGAGTGAAAGTGACCAATTCTGCCCAGATGTTAAGGATTAGCGGTGTTCAATAA